The following coding sequences are from one Lolium rigidum isolate FL_2022 chromosome 6, APGP_CSIRO_Lrig_0.1, whole genome shotgun sequence window:
- the LOC124661917 gene encoding uncharacterized protein C24B11.05-like — protein sequence MGHQGSGKYSEDQRPNCDCLLFDLDDTLYPVSSGIGVDVMKNIQEYMVEKLGIEKSISLELCILLYKQYGTTMAGLRAVGYQFDYDDFHSFVHGRLAYEKLKPDPVLRNMLLSLPIRKVVFTNGDRLHASRALKRLGIEDCFEGVLCFETLNPTSPATIPANEVKVFDFMKHLADPQPGVELPKSSILCKPSIDAMLHALKLANINPRTTIFFDDSIRNIQAGKQIGMHTVLIGTSKRIEGADHALESIHNVKEALPELWEEAVKDEDVRNSSKVGIETSVIA from the exons ATGGGTCACCAGGGCAGCGGCAAGTACAGCGAGGACCAGCGGCCCAACTGCGACTGCCTCCTCTTCG ACCTGGATGATACCCTGTACCCGGTGAGCTCTGGCATCGGGGTCGACGTCATGAAGAACATCCAAG AATATATGGTCGAGAAGCTCGGCATCGAGAAGAGCATCAGCCTGGAGCTCTGCATCCTCCTCTACAAGCAGTACGGAACCACCATGGCCGGCTTGAGG gcTGTCGGCTACCAATTCGATTACGATGATTTTCACAG CTTTGTTCATGGAAGGCTGGCGTACGAAAAACTCAAGCCTGACCCCGTACTCAGGAACATGCTCCTAAGCTTGCCCATCCGCAAAGTT GTGTTCACAAACGGTGATAGGCTCCATGCCTCGAGGGCCCTAAAGAGGCTCGGAATCGAGGACTGCTTCGAAGGCGTCTTGTGCTTTGAGACACTGAACCCAACATCACCTGCTACCATCCCAGCCAATGAAGTCAAAGTCTTCGACTTCATGAAGCACCTGGCTGATCCCCAGCCTGGGGTTGAGCTCCCAAAGTCGTCGATCCTATGCAAACCGTCCATAGACGCAATGCTGCATGCCCTCAAGCTTGCCAACATCAATCCTCGCACAACT ATATTTTTCGATGACAGCATCAGGAACATCCAGGCTGGGAAGCAAATTGGAATGCACACTGTCCTG ATTGGAACTTCTAAAAGAATTGAAGGCGCTGACCATGCCCTGGAGAGCATCCACAACGTGAAGGAAGCGTTGCCTGAGCTGTGGGAGGAAGCTGTGAAGGACGAGGATGTCAGGAACTCGAGCAAAGTCGGAATCGAGA